A genomic stretch from Strongyloides ratti genome assembly S_ratti_ED321, chromosome : 1 includes:
- a CDS encoding Potassium channel tetramerisation-type BTB domain and BTB/POZ fold domain-containing protein: protein MAKLDLDYDDIININVGGKIYTTKRSLLCIDTESVLYEWFKIESNVMLDVDKDGNFFLNRDSESFRHILAYLRFKNEGIKVALALPSQPDELAKLAAECGALRINEFERLALRMLSNYKHLEASHVVKTYTNYVFNEFTNR, encoded by the exons atggCTAAACTTGATTTAGATTATGATGATATCATAAATATCAATGTTGGAGGAAAAATATACACT ACAAAAAGAAGCCTTCTATGTATTGATACAGAATCAGTACTTTATGAATGGTTTAAAATTGAATCGAATGTAATGTTGGATGTTGACAAAGAtggtaacttttttttgaatagaGACTCTGAATCATTTCGTCATATATTAGCTTATCTTCGTTTCAAGAATGAAGGTATTAAAGTTGCACTTGCTTTACCTTCACAGCCAGATGAATTAGCAAAATTGGCTGCAGAGTGTGGAGCGTTGAGAATAAATGAATTTGAAAGATTGGCTTTAAGAATGTTGTCTAATTACAAGCATTTAGAAGCTTCTCATGTTGTTAAAACCTATACAAATTATgtatttaatgaatttacGAACAGGTAA